The genomic stretch ATTTTTACGTAAAATGCTAAAGAATATAGAATCCAACTTATCTTTTTTGAAAATTACTTAACAATTGGAAAATCAAAGATATGTGATAAGTAAACTTGAATTCTTAAAAATTTGGTACTTGAATTGAAACCTTTAATCTCATAAAATTAAAGGTTCAATTCATAAATTTTAGGTTCAATTTTTATAATAAGATGTTTACTAGTAAAAGTTTCTCACAGCACAGGTGAGTTTTAAGAAGACATTTCTCTTTAGACTTAGTAAATAAATTACGAGAAATAAATTTCAAAAGTTAGGAGTTTATTCTTAGCCTGATAATATGAATAATAAGCAAAATGCCTTTATCATTATTCGTACTATTTGTTCCGTCAAAAATTGTTTGAATTTAGATAATCAGTTTTCTCATATTATTTTTATTGTACAGCAACAGTGCATTACAAATGTATTATATAATTATTTAAATTGTTAAGCGAGATAATATTTAAAGATGCTATGATTTCGCATCAGTTTTTCTTCGTAAGAGTATATGAAGGAAGAGTTAAACAAGATGTCGCTTTAGTCAGTAGTAACATCATGCAATCTTACGGATTATTACCTGGTGATGTAATACTACTTTTGGGAAATAGGCAGATTCCCTTTTATATACAAGAAAATTCCGATAATAAAATAGATGGTATTGTCATAAGCGAAAATAAGCTTAAACTCCTAGGGATAAGAAGTGGTGAAAGAATACCGGTTAGGAAAGTTTCTATCTCCTCTATAAAAGAAATAACTTTGGCCCCTTCAGAGCAAAAGAATTATGATCTAAGAAAATTAAACTTGGAGTTGAGAGGAAGATTAATTACCAGAGGTATAACTTTAGAATCAAAGGAGGGAACTTTTGCGGTAATTTCTTATTCTCCACAAGTAGAGGTTGGCTATATTTCGAGCGACACTAAAATAAATATTGCTCCAGAATCAATCAGAATAGCTCAGAAAAATATTCCTTATGTAACCCTCGATGATGTTGGTGGTTTATCAAAGCAAATAAGGGAGTTACTTGAAATAGTAGAATTAGCTTTAACAAAAGTAGAAGTAGCTAGAATGTTAGGCTTAAGACCTCCTAAAGGGGTACTCCTTTATGGTCCTCCAGGTACTGGAAAGACTCTTATTGCAAAAGCAATCGCAAATACTATTATGGCTAACTTCTTTTATATAAGCGGACCAGAAATAGGTTCTAAATATTATGGTGAAAGCGAGAAAAGGCTAAGGGATATATTTGAACAGGCTGAGAAAAATGCTCCTTCAATAATTTTCATAGATGAAATTGATGCAATTGCACCAAATAGAGATACTACATCATCTGAAACTGAGAGAAGAATTGTAGCACAGTTATTAACATTAATGGACGGTTTGACTAGTGGTAGCGGAGTAGTTGTTATAGGTGCAACAAATAGACCAAATGCTCTAGATCCAGCCCTAAGAAGACCTGGTAGATTTGACAGAGAAATAGAAATTCCAGTTCCAGATAAACAAGGAAGATTGGAAATATTAAAAATTCATACTAGAAGAGTTCCTTTGTCACAAGAAGTAGACCTAGAAAAAATTGCTGATAGAACTCATGGTTTCGTGGGTGCCGATTTAGAAGCTCTAGTTAGAGAGGCTGTATTAAGTGCTTATCACAGATGCAATGGCAATTTAGAATGTATGCAAGTCACCATGAGCGATTTTAATGAAGCGTTAAAGAATGTAGAACCATCAGCGTTAAGAGAATTCAGAATTGA from Sulfolobus sp. S-194 encodes the following:
- a CDS encoding AAA family ATPase; translation: MISHQFFFVRVYEGRVKQDVALVSSNIMQSYGLLPGDVILLLGNRQIPFYIQENSDNKIDGIVISENKLKLLGIRSGERIPVRKVSISSIKEITLAPSEQKNYDLRKLNLELRGRLITRGITLESKEGTFAVISYSPQVEVGYISSDTKINIAPESIRIAQKNIPYVTLDDVGGLSKQIRELLEIVELALTKVEVARMLGLRPPKGVLLYGPPGTGKTLIAKAIANTIMANFFYISGPEIGSKYYGESEKRLRDIFEQAEKNAPSIIFIDEIDAIAPNRDTTSSETERRIVAQLLTLMDGLTSGSGVVVIGATNRPNALDPALRRPGRFDREIEIPVPDKQGRLEILKIHTRRVPLSQEVDLEKIADRTHGFVGADLEALVREAVLSAYHRCNGNLECMQVTMSDFNEALKNVEPSALREFRIEIPNTTWEDIVGLEDIKLELKEVVEWPLKDPGLYEEMKAEIPSGILLYGPPGTGKTMLARAVAHESGANFIAINGPELMSMWVGETERAIREVFKKARQSSPTIIFFDEIDAIAVARGADPNKVTDRIVSQLLTEMDGISKRREKVVIIAATNRPDIIDPALLRPGRLEKLIYVPPPDYQTRIALFSRLINNRPHEEIDIERLAKITENYTPAEIKGIVNKAVLLAIRRAKLSNEKPELTMSDFEEALKTVKPIVTQTMLDYYISFYQRVRRASGYA